One stretch of Comamonas testosteroni DNA includes these proteins:
- a CDS encoding DMT family transporter, with protein MPSFTPKQLILLVLLTIVWGLNWPVMKLGVQHFPPLSFRMVSMWIGLPILALLVISQRLPLNIPRSYWGQLAKLTLFNMVLWHCLIIIAIPTLSSGRAAILGYTMPIFSAVFGSLFFKDRLGARAWAGVGAAFAGVLLLLWHEVGALGSKPLGVMLMLIAAAGWAWGTQLLRRTEAPVPLMTLSLWMVAITTVVLTVLAFVFERQQWHMPDQSALAAIAFNGVLVLGFAQAVWFYLARSLPPVASTLSVMMIPVLGVFVGAWWLGEVLHWQDWTAVCLMVVAIASVLWPAKSSR; from the coding sequence ATGCCTTCGTTCACGCCCAAACAGCTCATTCTTCTCGTTCTGCTCACCATCGTCTGGGGCCTGAACTGGCCGGTGATGAAGCTCGGCGTGCAGCATTTTCCGCCGCTGAGCTTTCGCATGGTCAGCATGTGGATAGGCCTGCCGATTCTGGCCCTGCTTGTGATCAGCCAGCGCTTGCCGCTGAACATACCGCGCAGCTACTGGGGCCAGCTGGCCAAGCTCACGCTGTTCAATATGGTGCTCTGGCACTGCCTGATCATCATTGCCATCCCCACGCTGTCCAGCGGGCGCGCGGCGATTCTGGGCTACACCATGCCCATCTTCTCGGCCGTGTTCGGCAGCCTGTTCTTCAAGGACAGGCTGGGCGCACGCGCCTGGGCCGGCGTGGGAGCAGCCTTCGCCGGCGTGCTGCTGCTGCTGTGGCATGAGGTTGGCGCTCTGGGCAGCAAGCCCCTGGGCGTGATGCTGATGCTGATCGCCGCCGCCGGCTGGGCCTGGGGCACGCAGCTGCTGCGCCGTACCGAGGCACCGGTGCCGCTGATGACGCTGTCGCTGTGGATGGTGGCCATCACCACCGTGGTGCTGACCGTGCTGGCCTTTGTTTTCGAGCGCCAGCAATGGCATATGCCCGACCAGAGCGCCCTGGCTGCCATCGCTTTCAATGGTGTGCTGGTGCTGGGCTTTGCCCAGGCCGTGTGGTTCTATCTGGCCCGCAGCCTGCCGCCCGTGGCCTCCACGCTGAGCGTGATGATGATTCCGGTGCTCGGCGTTTTTGTGGGCGCCTGGTGGCTGGGCGAGGTCTTGCACTGGCAGGACTGGACTGCCGTCTGCCTGATGGTGGTGGCAATTGCTTCGGTGCTCTGGCCTGCCAAAAGCAGCCGTTAG
- a CDS encoding dihydrofolate reductase family protein: MKTQYYTASSLDGFLATEDDSLDWLFPLGSLTESSYPGFIAQVGALAMGSSTYEWMVRNADAVKRETGAAWPYAQPAWVFSSRQLPLIEGADVRFVSGDVRPVLAGMRAAAGDRNIWIVGGGDLAGQFHDAGLLDEVIVQIGSATLGRGKPLFPRRVLSPVLQLQSVQQMGPGMAELRYTVCKTQPPAN; encoded by the coding sequence ATGAAGACCCAGTACTACACCGCTTCCAGCCTGGACGGCTTTCTTGCCACCGAGGACGACTCCCTGGACTGGCTGTTTCCCCTGGGCAGTCTGACGGAGTCCAGCTATCCGGGCTTTATTGCACAGGTCGGTGCGCTGGCCATGGGCTCGTCCACCTATGAGTGGATGGTCCGCAACGCCGATGCTGTGAAGCGGGAAACCGGCGCGGCCTGGCCTTATGCGCAGCCTGCCTGGGTCTTCTCCAGCCGCCAGCTGCCGTTGATAGAGGGAGCCGATGTGCGTTTTGTCAGCGGCGATGTGCGGCCCGTGCTGGCAGGCATGAGGGCTGCAGCCGGCGACAGGAACATCTGGATCGTGGGGGGTGGAGATCTGGCAGGTCAGTTCCATGACGCGGGCCTGCTGGACGAGGTGATTGTGCAGATCGGTTCGGCCACTCTGGGCCGTGGCAAGCCTTTGTTCCCGCGCCGCGTACTGAGTCCCGTGCTGCAGCTGCAGTCCGTGCAGCAGATGGGCCCGGGAATGGCCGAGCTGCGCTACACCGTGTGCAAAACGCAGCCACCTGCGAACTAA
- a CDS encoding PaaI family thioesterase, giving the protein MTPQNEHFARDIRALVLSMPVAQMLQLRFERIEPGEVDLCLPYQESLSFKPGQLQATPVFAVADFAAVSAAGTLLPTGWFNATIDCSIKYLAAANGTSLLARGRVIQASKLLTVARADVFSCREGQELLCATMLATARNLPPAQ; this is encoded by the coding sequence ATGACACCGCAGAACGAACACTTTGCCCGAGATATCAGGGCGTTGGTGCTGTCCATGCCAGTGGCGCAGATGCTGCAACTGCGCTTTGAGCGCATAGAGCCGGGCGAGGTCGATCTCTGTCTGCCCTACCAGGAAAGTCTGAGTTTCAAGCCCGGCCAGTTGCAGGCAACGCCGGTCTTTGCCGTCGCAGACTTTGCCGCAGTATCGGCGGCAGGGACGCTGCTGCCGACTGGCTGGTTCAATGCCACGATCGACTGCAGCATCAAATACCTGGCGGCGGCCAATGGCACGAGCTTGCTGGCACGTGGCCGCGTCATCCAGGCCAGCAAGCTGCTGACAGTGGCCCGGGCGGATGTGTTTTCCTGCCGCGAAGGACAGGAGCTGCTGTGCGCCACCATGCTGGCCACGGCACGGAATCTGCCCCCGGCACAGTAA